A segment of the Cololabis saira isolate AMF1-May2022 chromosome 3, fColSai1.1, whole genome shotgun sequence genome:
ACAGTTTTTGCCAACTCCCCAGTGTCTTCCCACAAGAGGCACAAGTGTAACTCTGGCCGCCGGCGTGTGTGAGCATGTGGGCTCTGAGCCTGCCCATATGTCTGAACTGTCGCCCACACTTTGGGCACAGATATCTCCTAGGGTCGGATCTATTATCGAGCTTGTTCAGCTTTAACACAATGTGGGACATTTGATCAGGCGGTACGACCGTTGACAGAAAGGGTTTGTTTAACTTGGTAGCGCGCCTCTTCTGCCTGACCTGCGATGGTTTGTTTTGCATTTCACAGCGTGAAGTCACAACGGGAGTGGAGTTGGGTCCTGACGAACACCTAAGTGAAGGTACCGAGTACTGAATCAGTGTCATCGTCTCTTCCTCCTTTATTGGTTGACTGGAAGTATTTTTCTCTGCCGTGCACCGACTACGATGGGTGTGAAATTCAGACAGGGTAGCAAACAGCTTGTCACAAAACAAACAGCGGTAAAGCCTTGTGCCCGTGTGCTCTTTCATATGGGTGTTGAACACCTGCAGGTGTTCAAAAATCTTTTTGCAGATGTGACATGTGTATGTCAGCGAGGGTTTTATACGCCTGCTGGTCTGTGGAGGTTCAATTCCTTCCACGGGTTTACATGTGTGGTTTTTTGCGTTGCTATAATGAGTGAAAGATTTTTCGCATAGTGTGCAATTGTAGCGCTTCACAGACCAGTGTGTCAATTCGTGAACTCGGAGAAAATAGGCTTGACCGAAAGCTTTGCCGCATATATCACACTTGTAGGGCTTCTCTCCCGTGTGGACTCGGACATGTCTAACGAGGGCGGACTGGAACGGGAATGTTTTACCACAGTACTGgcaaacctttttttcttttttttccggtGTGGCTGGTTTCAGAAATCCCTGGTCGATTTCATGGGTCAcctctctgctctgtttttcaggCTTGATGATGTTGGTCTGTAGCTCTAGCTCATCTGCGTGCGTCTTAAGATGAGAGGCATACTCCGAGGAAGAGAACCGTAGCTTGCACAAATGACATTTTTGATACATGTTGTTCTTCCTGTGCGTCTTAAGATGAAGATTTAGATTAGAATTTTTGCTAAAACCTTTTCCGCACTCAGAGCATATGAAAGGCCTTTCCCCCGTATGAATGCGCTGATGGATGACGAACTGAGacagaaatttaaacagccgaCCACAGTAACCacattttaacagtgttttactcCCTTTTTTAGTATAGATGACCTTAGTGCCATCCAAGTCAACTTCCTTATCCGCATCGTCTGTTTTTTGCTGTGTATCCCCACCAGCGTCATGTTTCTCTACAAGGTTCTCCTTCTGTATAAAAacatttctcctcctccttctcctgccGCCTCTCTTGCGCCTAAAACGTTTTCGCTGCCTTTTTGGACACTCTGGTTTAACTGTGGATGTGGCATCTttttgaacagttttaggacTATTTGACTGTGACACTGGATTTGAGTCATCCTCTTCCAGATCTACATCTTCAGCTTCCCCAGCAGAGGGGGTCTCTACAGATTTGGGCATTTCTTTAATGGAGGTTACAATATTTGTGCAAGATGGCTCATCCTTCAGAAAATCCACTATCACTGGTAAATCAGGTGTTTTTGACAGAGGCTCCTCGTTGCCATTCATGCTCACTgactgttttatgtttgtttctttACTGTCTTTAGGGGGGTTTAGCAAGTTTAAACTATTCAAATCATGTGAAGGACTTATTTCTGGCTCTGGCTGGGACAGCAGCTCCCGTTTTACTTGCACATTTTCAGAAAGCAGGGGCAACTGATCAACATTTCCATATGTATTAGTCTCTGGTGTATCAATGCTCGCTTCTACACTACCACCaccgtttttgttgttgctcaACTCTGGTGATACCTCCTGGGATTCTTCCAGCTTGAACACTTTTTCTGGAATTTGCTGATCAGTGTGGCACTTGGCTCTTCTTCTTTTAATACCGTGACGGAATTCCTCGGGATTAAGTGTCTCACCCTGTGTGGACAGATGTGGCCCTCTTCTACTCCTCAGCGTCCTTGCAGGATTAACAGGAGGACGTGGAGCCACAATCTTAGGAACCTTTTTTGGataagctgcagcttcagatttttttggccgtcctcttcctctttttggGAGCAAAGCATCACCATCAGGCAACACGAATTTTGGTTTAGAAGGCCTACCACGTCTCCTGCGGATCCCCTTGGGCTTGTCTGGGCTGTCTGTTGCGGAGTCGCTTACTGGTGAAGCCACTGGTGACGACACATACTCACTCTGCTGACAATTTGTTTCAGAGGTGACGTTTCCATCAGACTCCAGTTGCTCAGATGATCGAGGGGGAGACGGGTTCAAATCGGCTGCTTTCATTTTGCCTCCTTCGCTGGTTTTCAGGTCTCCTTCACTACAACCGTTATTGTCAAGCATCtgcaaggggaaaaaaaaaaaaaatcattattaATGTGTGGTTTAAATGTCTTCCAATATTAAAAATGAATCAAAACATTATGAGTTTAAGCAATAATAAACTCAGAACTCAACTCTGTCACCTAATCTGGTATCCTTTATAATTAAACCTACATATACAGGCTTGTAGTGTCAGAGTAACTTATATCagtacagaaccataattcaatgCTCTTGCAATCAGGAAAACAATGTAGCTGAAACAATAATGACATATTCTGCAGCTTCAAGGACTATGAATATTTGTTGCTTCATCTGAATGTTTTCTTAACTGGCTACCTGCTTGCAGTCTGAAGCCGCACGAAAGGCACTGCAAGGAAGAGGGGTCGGAGAAGTTAACCCGGACATCGTATTTTGGTCACTGCGTCCTCTGCCAGAGGACATCTTATTCCCCATGTCCAGGGTCTGTAAATTAAATAGATTTGTTGTCACTTTACATACATTGAAAATGTTGTCAAAGTTCAGACTCTCACAAAGGGAGCATTAATAATATTCTAATCAAAAATCTCTCAGAAAGGTAGCAAAATAAGGACATGCTTATTTGTTAAGTCTTCAAAACCGATGGACAGAGAGATCCTTACTTTAGCATTgtcataaggttttcaaaaggtTGGCCGTGATGCGAACGTTAGGGGAAATGTGAATACAACTAAATGAGAATATTCTGCAAAGGTTGCTCAAAAGTTAACAGAAAAGACAGAGAGTGAAACCAAAAGCAAACTTTCCATCTCAAAACACATGACAACCCCAGCCTAGATTTCAGGAAACATTTCTGCAATGAAAACGTAACATTCCCCAAAAGGTTCTGAGAACTAGAAACTGTTAGCTGGGACGATATTATAAGAAATAGATGAGTTCAATGTCCCTCAGAATATAAACGACTCTCTGGTGGAAactacacagaaaaaaaaaatattaactgcATCTCAAAGAGAAACACTTTTCTATTCGATTCTTCTACATTTTCATGGAAATTAGGTGTAGTTATTACACTGAAAATGAGTCTGCCTGGTTTTTTATAAACCGCAGAAAAATTGTTCACTTATTGCTAACAATAACTACATCTTTGTTCTGTATAAATGAGAAAATGACAAAACAACGGAAGAAATACGAGTCATTGCCATCATTGctaaccgtcccttgaaaaacggaatcgtcccgtatttataaactaaagtatggCGTCCCGTacggagctgaaaagggacacactttgtcccgtattactgtgagagtcaaaaaatagtcggaaaatggcattgagctgttgagttcacaagttatttttttctgttttactacaactgcagcctacagtcatggcctttgaggcacaaatatgtttacaagttttctacagactttctgtttgcacttttgttattgcactaaaaatgtgcactattacagaatggatgttctgctttctttcaattgttttgaattaatttatacaatttttagTTTatcaggacaggtttctgttaagaaagatacttgtttcattcagttcattttgttattttgtattaaagtgaattgctggataataatttgttttccatgtgttgatggcattcaaaaatatgtgcatctaattcaattcaggttccagtcaaatagttaaaaaatcgtttcactcacaaaaaaaggggctaaaaaaattcaccaagccaggaaaggtgaaggcaatcgggttggccagtcctgcagatgaggtgtcccttatttattttacagggagCTGGCAACCCTAAATATGAGTAAACTCTAAATGAAGGTTTTTCGGTATATACCGTGGTTGACATTCTGTATATTTTACTGATATTTGAATGTGAAAAGTAAGAGTCCTTCATGCGAAGCTCACATAACTGGAAGCACGTGAATGCCTCTCTCCATTAACAAATAACAGCAGACATATTTCTCAGACTTTAAAGCTACTAAATGCGGCACGCCCGAGACTGGTGGACATAAGCTATATCCAAGTATAGTTTCATACatgtaacatttaaaaaaaacctgcacTAGTTTGTAAAGTGGCTGCTAATACTAGCAGCCttttcatcatttcatctgGTTAAGACTTTTCCATGTTGAGAGCAGATGGCTTTTGTCTCCGtccgctgatttatggttccgcgttacaccaacgcagggcctactgcgtagggtgcgcgtcgccgcgtacattacgcgtcgatttaacgcagaatcataaatcaggcttaacaatgCAGGCCAGGCGTTGCAAGATTGCTGCTCATTAAACATCACAGGCCAAAACCAACCCAACCCTCAACTTAAAGTCACCTCGCAACGCTTTCTGTTCAGCAATAATGCGTGTGGAGCCCCGACACCGACCGCTAGTGAACGTTGCTTGCCTGTCTGCGGGAGAGAGAGCCGGGACGGAGTTTCCATGCATTCACCGCGGCTCCAGCTAGCCGGCTAAAGGAACACTACCTCTCGCTCCGGGGCGGATCGATACTGTTTACGTCGGAGCATTGATCAAGGGACTGAGCTGCTTACAAACACCAGggctttgtcttctttatggAGCAGTTTGCAGTACTTGGGCACTCGACATCCATGCACAAAGCGAAGCGACAAACGCCAATCACTCCCGAGCCTGCACACGGAGACCCCTTCACGGACTAGCGGAAATATTACAATTACCTAAAGGAGGAACTTTAGGTATAGGCAAACACGCTCAAAATCAAAATACACTAAATATTCGATCACAGGTGTGCTGGATTGAAGTACTGAAGGCAGATACTCAAATGTATGGATATTGTGGGCTATcaaacagcgcaaataatgttcaaagcaaaaaatGATCTGTTACAGAAATTATTTAGTATTCATGAGGAAAGATATGGTTTAAGGggcaaaagtaattttaatgtcacattaatacgcacaaacaggaaaggtttttgtgtttcagtcagcggggtgaggctatggaacaagttttcaatggaattaaagcaatgtccaaatatttaaccgtttaaaataaaatacaaagatattatttttcagaggtacagggatgagcaaaatgcttgggtgcaatgatacagtgtttattttgtatttatttatttttatccttattttcttacactagtcagtagcttatgttgctacaatgtttttattgtcttgttttgattgttgttttttttaattttttatttattttaatttattttttattatgtttgcataatgttatgtttgcatgttttagctagtcatatttaaggagagggggtgagagtttataagttttacttcttctcactccctttcgaatatgtactttgttatgtctcatgttaagacgattgtcttatttctttctttttttatacgattcatattcgaaataaacactactactactactataaaTACAGAAACCAACCAGGACATGTGCatataatacaggactgtctcagaaaattacaatattgtgattttctgtaatgcaattacaaaaacaaaaatgtcatacattctggattcattacaaatcaactgaaatattgcaagccttttattattttaatattgctgatcatggcttacagcttaagaaaactcaaatatcctatctcaaaaaattagaatattctgggaatcttaatcttaaactgtaaaccgcaatcgtaatcagcaatattaaaataataaaaggcttgcaatatttcagttgatttgtaatgaatccagaatgacaatgtatgactttttttttttttaaattgcattacagaaaataaagaactttatcacaatattctaattttctgagacagtcctgtataattataatttaaggtgtaacctaaacttcaaatctttatttgtgcgtaaaacaaaaatatgtttttgtgtatcagtttgtggaattaaactgtggaatggtttgaatttggagttaaaataatgtacaaacataaaacaatttaagaagaaatataaagaaatagtttatttgaggtataaaagtgaagattgtgtttaaagatcaccagctgtgtgttctgctatttcatcatgtgtttgtatgtttatacttagatatacgtattatatttatatcatagttatattatatttatgatagagcttacatctggtattaaacaggttatttttgtaaaaatgatatatatttaaacaaattagcgtatagtataaaaagtaaatacagaaggggggtgggattaaataagtttatacttcctcccactccttttcgaacatgtaattgaaatatgtgtttgatgttggtatttttctttatgtggtggaatgcccacctgtatttgttttcttatctttttttcttgttttttatacatgttcaaaataaacaaaacgagCGAATGATATATAGatattttgttcttttgtattttttcgaTATTACACAAATGCTTTGTTTCATAGTTTTGAATATCTTATAGTTCCTCTCAGCGTGTTCTTAGTGTGTATGCATCTTGTTTCGTATACATTGTATCTAAATTGACCTTATATTAAAAATATAACCTAAATGTCACCTAAATTACCCAGATATGCTTTATAACAGTCATTGAGGAACAAAGCAATAATCAACCACGATTACTTACATGTACCAATATAAACAcatattaaagaaaaacattacaaattTGACAGAAACGAGGAGCAtccgctgaaaataaaataaaaatgaaaaaaaagataagataagattgtcctttatttctccctcaat
Coding sequences within it:
- the si:dkeyp-84f3.9 gene encoding zinc finger protein 26 isoform X3, whose protein sequence is MGNKMSSGRGRSDQNTMSGLTSPTPLPCSAFRAASDCKQMLDNNGCSEGDLKTSEGGKMKAADLNPSPPRSSEQLESDGNVTSETNCQQSEYVSSPVASPVSDSATDSPDKPKGIRRRRGRPSKPKFVLPDGDALLPKRGRGRPKKSEAAAYPKKVPKIVAPRPPVNPARTLRSRRGPHLSTQGETLNPEEFRHGIKRRRAKCHTDQQIPEKVFKLEESQEVSPELSNNKNGGGSVEASIDTPETNTYGNVDQLPLLSENVQVKRELLSQPEPEISPSHDLNSLNLLNPPKDSKETNIKQSVSMNGNEEPLSKTPDLPVIVDFLKDEPSCTNIVTSIKEMPKSVETPSAGEAEDVDLEEDDSNPVSQSNSPKTVQKDATSTVKPECPKRQRKRFRRKRGGRRRRRRNVFIQKENLVEKHDAGGDTQQKTDDADKEVDLDGTKVIYTKKGSKTLLKCGYCGRLFKFLSQFVIHQRIHTGERPFICSECGKGFSKNSNLNLHLKTHRKNNMYQKCHLCKLRFSSSEYASHLKTHADELELQTNIIKPEKQSREVTHEIDQGFLKPATPEKKEKKVCQYCGKTFPFQSALVRHVRVHTGEKPYKCDICGKAFGQAYFLRVHELTHWSVKRYNCTLCEKSFTHYSNAKNHTCKPVEGIEPPQTSRRIKPSLTYTCHICKKIFEHLQVFNTHMKEHTGTRLYRCLFCDKLFATLSEFHTHRSRCTAEKNTSSQPIKEEETMTLIQYSVPSLRCSSGPNSTPVVTSRCEMQNKPSQVRQKRRATKLNKPFLSTVVPPDQMSHIVLKLNKLDNRSDPRRYLCPKCGRQFRHMGRLRAHMLTHAGGQSYTCASCGKTLGSWQKLWYHQRIHRQRSGRFTCPQCGQGFRFVGAYKKHMKEHPDFHWVQKRPMKAFLPYQCEQCKCSFKTLDLLFSHQICHSSTQDIRVDTNFDLTEDRSSQPNKKIPSSPSNSLVILSGERNSVFSSLSHKYSDAACERSPLLPVISSVYSQGPDLDYSVGSTQLVQDKETQPDRMTENVPISRRKTCSNQSNSKSNEGSSDDVNCAVCGNAFPAISDLYQHYLQHARGEV
- the si:dkeyp-84f3.9 gene encoding zinc finger protein 184 isoform X1, whose amino-acid sequence is METPSRLSLPQTGKQRSLATLDMGNKMSSGRGRSDQNTMSGLTSPTPLPCSAFRAASDCKQMLDNNGCSEGDLKTSEGGKMKAADLNPSPPRSSEQLESDGNVTSETNCQQSEYVSSPVASPVSDSATDSPDKPKGIRRRRGRPSKPKFVLPDGDALLPKRGRGRPKKSEAAAYPKKVPKIVAPRPPVNPARTLRSRRGPHLSTQGETLNPEEFRHGIKRRRAKCHTDQQIPEKVFKLEESQEVSPELSNNKNGGGSVEASIDTPETNTYGNVDQLPLLSENVQVKRELLSQPEPEISPSHDLNSLNLLNPPKDSKETNIKQSVSMNGNEEPLSKTPDLPVIVDFLKDEPSCTNIVTSIKEMPKSVETPSAGEAEDVDLEEDDSNPVSQSNSPKTVQKDATSTVKPECPKRQRKRFRRKRGGRRRRRRNVFIQKENLVEKHDAGGDTQQKTDDADKEVDLDGTKVIYTKKGSKTLLKCGYCGRLFKFLSQFVIHQRIHTGERPFICSECGKGFSKNSNLNLHLKTHRKNNMYQKCHLCKLRFSSSEYASHLKTHADELELQTNIIKPEKQSREVTHEIDQGFLKPATPEKKEKKVCQYCGKTFPFQSALVRHVRVHTGEKPYKCDICGKAFGQAYFLRVHELTHWSVKRYNCTLCEKSFTHYSNAKNHTCKPVEGIEPPQTSRRIKPSLTYTCHICKKIFEHLQVFNTHMKEHTGTRLYRCLFCDKLFATLSEFHTHRSRCTAEKNTSSQPIKEEETMTLIQYSVPSLRCSSGPNSTPVVTSRCEMQNKPSQVRQKRRATKLNKPFLSTVVPPDQMSHIVLKLNKLDNRSDPRRYLCPKCGRQFRHMGRLRAHMLTHAGGQSYTCASCGKTLGSWQKLWYHQRIHRQRSGRFTCPQCGQGFRFVGAYKKHMKEHPDFHWVQKRPMKAFLPYQCEQCKCSFKTLDLLFSHQICHSSTQDIRVDTNFDLTEDRSSQPNKKIPSSPSNSLVILSGERNSVFSSLSHKYSDAACERSPLLPVISSVYSQGPDLDYSVGSTQLVQDKETQPDRMTENVPISRRKTCSNQSNSKSNEGSSDDVNCAVCGNAFPAISDLYQHYLQHARGEV
- the si:dkeyp-84f3.9 gene encoding zinc finger protein 184 isoform X2; translated protein: MLRRKQYRSAPERETLDMGNKMSSGRGRSDQNTMSGLTSPTPLPCSAFRAASDCKQMLDNNGCSEGDLKTSEGGKMKAADLNPSPPRSSEQLESDGNVTSETNCQQSEYVSSPVASPVSDSATDSPDKPKGIRRRRGRPSKPKFVLPDGDALLPKRGRGRPKKSEAAAYPKKVPKIVAPRPPVNPARTLRSRRGPHLSTQGETLNPEEFRHGIKRRRAKCHTDQQIPEKVFKLEESQEVSPELSNNKNGGGSVEASIDTPETNTYGNVDQLPLLSENVQVKRELLSQPEPEISPSHDLNSLNLLNPPKDSKETNIKQSVSMNGNEEPLSKTPDLPVIVDFLKDEPSCTNIVTSIKEMPKSVETPSAGEAEDVDLEEDDSNPVSQSNSPKTVQKDATSTVKPECPKRQRKRFRRKRGGRRRRRRNVFIQKENLVEKHDAGGDTQQKTDDADKEVDLDGTKVIYTKKGSKTLLKCGYCGRLFKFLSQFVIHQRIHTGERPFICSECGKGFSKNSNLNLHLKTHRKNNMYQKCHLCKLRFSSSEYASHLKTHADELELQTNIIKPEKQSREVTHEIDQGFLKPATPEKKEKKVCQYCGKTFPFQSALVRHVRVHTGEKPYKCDICGKAFGQAYFLRVHELTHWSVKRYNCTLCEKSFTHYSNAKNHTCKPVEGIEPPQTSRRIKPSLTYTCHICKKIFEHLQVFNTHMKEHTGTRLYRCLFCDKLFATLSEFHTHRSRCTAEKNTSSQPIKEEETMTLIQYSVPSLRCSSGPNSTPVVTSRCEMQNKPSQVRQKRRATKLNKPFLSTVVPPDQMSHIVLKLNKLDNRSDPRRYLCPKCGRQFRHMGRLRAHMLTHAGGQSYTCASCGKTLGSWQKLWYHQRIHRQRSGRFTCPQCGQGFRFVGAYKKHMKEHPDFHWVQKRPMKAFLPYQCEQCKCSFKTLDLLFSHQICHSSTQDIRVDTNFDLTEDRSSQPNKKIPSSPSNSLVILSGERNSVFSSLSHKYSDAACERSPLLPVISSVYSQGPDLDYSVGSTQLVQDKETQPDRMTENVPISRRKTCSNQSNSKSNEGSSDDVNCAVCGNAFPAISDLYQHYLQHARGEV